One Persephonella sp. genomic region harbors:
- a CDS encoding spore coat protein U domain-containing protein — MRKKIIGGILAGVIFGGVAVADTVPGSSGDFGITANVIPNCEILSGIPDQTVPYDPFVNTDTDIVYTGFSFRCVTGTSVTIYTESQNNPGGNFGHLVNTSDPSEILQYRVSLTVAYPSGPVVTEGNLFQNSLSFVAPNPNPPAITVETVIIPANQNIAAGTYTDTVTLNIQY, encoded by the coding sequence ATGAGAAAAAAAATAATAGGTGGGATTTTAGCAGGAGTTATTTTTGGGGGAGTAGCTGTAGCTGATACTGTGCCAGGATCGTCTGGAGATTTTGGCATAACAGCAAATGTTATACCAAACTGTGAAATACTAAGCGGAATTCCTGATCAAACAGTTCCCTATGATCCATTTGTTAACACAGATACTGACATAGTGTACACAGGTTTTAGCTTCAGATGTGTAACAGGAACTTCTGTAACTATTTATACAGAAAGCCAGAACAACCCTGGAGGAAACTTCGGGCATCTTGTTAACACCTCAGACCCGTCAGAAATTCTCCAGTACAGAGTTTCTCTGACTGTAGCTTATCCTTCAGGACCTGTTGTGACTGAGGGTAACCTGTTCCAGAACTCATTAAGTTTTGTTGCTCCTAACCCTAATCCACCTGCAATCACTGTTGAAACAGTTATAATACCAGCTAACCAGAACATTGCTGCTGGGACTTACACAGACACAGTAACATTAAATATACAGTACTAA